AGAAAAAATGTCGCCTGAACGCCGTGCTTTTTTAAGAGATCCAAAAAGGCCGGCGTATATTTCGAGGGGCCGTCGTCAAAGGTCAGGTACACGACGCCATCCTGAAGCGCCCTCTCCTGCCCGGCTGCGCCGTAAAGTTCACTGTAGGCGCTCTGATAGCTAAAAGATGGAGGGCGGTTTTGGGGCGTGCCGTTGCTTTCAGAAAGAGATTTTTTATCGTACTGCAAATCGGATACGCGCTCCTTTTTTATCTCTGACGGTTCTTTCCGTATAAAAACATCTATAAGATATTTGCCGGATAATACGGCCATAAGCAACAGTGCCAAAATGATTAAATGCCTAAAAAATGCAACGCTTCCAAAATAACGCATCAGCCACCGCCTGAATCCTGTAAACAAAGAGATATTCCATCTGGGCTTTATCTTCTCATGTAGGTGAGTATATCAATAATTCTTGCATAATGCAATTAAAAATAAGTGTAAAATAATTGCAATAACGGTTGTGCGTATACATATTATATGAATTACAAAATTCAAGGCGTTCTGTGCGGGAAAACAGATGAAAACGCTGAAAAGATAAAAATATGCCGCGGCAAGTAAAGTTTGGTGCAAAGCGAAGAGCTGGGAAAGCCATTTTAAATGGAGGTCTTTGCCTTGCGGCTCATGGTAAAATAAAGGTCATTGAAAACGGGAAAGGACGCTTCCAATTTCCGCTTCGGTAATGGCCGTGCGGAAGGATAAGAACGTGCGAATGTTTCATGACGGCTAATTAGACGATCAAGAGGTGTATGTTCATGTGGAAAATTCAAAAGGGATCTACAAGCGTGAGCCGTACGTTCAGGCTGCCCGAGGAGATGGTGGAGGTGCTGGAGTCGCTGGCTTCGGAGAACAGGCTGTCCCTGAACCAGCTCGTCATTCAATGCCTGAGGTATTCTCTCGAACATCTCGATCCTCCGGAAGAAACAGCCCCTAAAGAAAGATAGACACAGCCGTACTGCGTCTCGTAAACGTCATTAAAAAACAAAAGCATCCGGCGGTAGATGCGCAGGATATCTTTGTTTTTGATTTATACCGAATAGACAGTCCTTTCTGCTTAATTTTTAAATATCGATCAGCATCGAAACGGCGCAATATACCAGCAGCAGCGCCATGACGGCGTTCACCGGCCTGCTGTATTTTTTGAAGAGGAGTTCGAAGAGCGCGCCGAAGAGCGCCCAGCAGAGAGTGCAGGCGAAGCCGACGAAGGCGAGGAATATTATGAAAGCGGCGATGACCGGCAGCCCGTGATAGTGCGGCAGGATGAACGAAGACATCGTCGTTATACAGTACAGGATCACCTTTACGTTGACGAACTGCAGCGCCATCCCCGAGAGAAAAGTATTCGTAACGGCCCGTCCGCCCTTTTCATGAGGCGCGTCGCGCCACACGGTCCAGGCGAGCCACAAGATATAGGCCGCGCCGACATAGAGCATGAGCGGTTTTACGGAAGGGATGACGTCGTATAACAGCGAGCTGAAAAGCGCGCTGAGAGACATCACGACGAGAAAGCCCGCAAAGACGCCGAAATTGAATGGCAGGGACCTTCTGAAGCCATACCGGCTCGCGTTGGACATCGACATGATATTGTTGGGGCCGGGGGTAATGGCGGTAAGAATGACATAGGAGAAAAACGCCGCGAAATTCATAACGATCACTGCCTCGCTTATTTTTTGTATGATATAATGAATACGTTCGGACGTTATACTGTCCTTTGTTGGATATACTATACATATCGTGCGATATATTGTCAATAAGCCAGAGGTGTGTTCTATGGAAAATATCAATTCGGTCGTCGCCGACAACCTGAAACGCCTCCGCGATGAGCGGAAGCTGAGCCTGGAGGCGACGGCGAAGCTCTCCGGCGTCAGCAAAAGCATGTTGGGGCAGATAGAGCGAGGCGAGGCCAACCCCACCGTCTCGACCGTCTGGAAGATTGCGGGCGGCCTGAAGATATCCTTCACCGACCTGATGACGCGCCCCGAAAAAGATTACGAGACGGTCGACATCAGACAGGTCGAGCCGCTGCTTGAGGACGGGGGCCGTTACCGCAACTTCCCCGTTTTTTCCTTCGACGCCGCCCGGCGTTTTGAGATGCTCTACGTCGAGATAGACCCCGGCGGCCGCCTGGAGGCCGAACCGCATCCCGCCGGCACGCAGGAATTTATCACCGCCTTCTCCGGCGAGCTTGCCGTGACCGCCAACGGCGAGGCCTTCTCGATCAAAGGCGGCGGCTCCTCCCTCCGCTTCAAAGCCGACACGCCCCACAGCTACAAAAACACCGGCGACGAGATCTGCCGGTTAAGTATGATTATTTATTATCCGGGGTAGGGTTTGTACTAAGACTAACTATGACAAACAAAACCTTAACTAATGAAAAATGAATAACAATTTTCATCGGGGCAAACGCATCAACCAGCCGACAAAGGGTAAATTGGCGTAAATCGGCGTTTATACGCACGACTAACTTCATAACCGAGGGCCTGCCAATGCTCACCGCACACTAGTGCGCCTCCGCTTGGCAGGCCCTCGGTTATTTCGTTATTCGCACGTCTAAACGCCGATTTATATTTTTAAGCCTCCCTCGCCGAGGGAGGTGGGCCGGCGCGCGGTTTTTGCGCCGGGTCGGAAGGAGTGTTGTACTGTTTGGCGCGGTTTTCCGCGCTAAACAGTGCCCGCGGCGCAAGCCGCGGAAAAGGCGGAAGAAGATAAGATCAAGATCAAAACACAAAACCCAAGGTCAAAACTCCTCCAGTCTCGGCGGAAAAACACCGCCGAGCCAGCCCCCTCGGCGAGGGGGCCTTTAAAAGCATAAACCAAAATCGCTGAATATCGACAATTTGCGTTTTGTGAGTGCCCGCTAAACCCCAATTTACCATTTATCTGATCGTTTTTGATGCGTTTGCCCTGCAATTTTCATAAAACAGCTTGACAAGAAATCCATGTTAGTAATAATATTAAAAAATGCAGTCTTGAGTTATGAAATATCGGGACTATCCAATTGAATAGCGGCAAACGCGATGATGGAGTTACGGTTGCGAATTTCGGATACTACAGACGGCCAGCGAACCAAAACAGCGTTTTTCTGTTTTGAGTGAGTCGGCTGGTCTTGCGGCATAAAAAACTAAATACTGTTAAAACGCGATGATGGAGTTACGGTTGCGAATTTCGGATACTACAGAGAGTCGGCACGCAGGTGAGAGCCGATGTTGAAGAAGCGCAATACGGCCTCGCTCCGGAGCGGAATCCCCTAAGGCGAAAGCTGTTAAGGGATTACGGCTGGCCCCGTTACAGGCGCCAATGAGCGGCCGCGGATATTTCGCGGCAATCAGGGTGGTACCGCGATGATTTGTATATTCGTCCCTGAGGCATGTTATGCCTCGGGGATTTTTTTATGCCCGCGGGGCGCGGGCATTGGCGGGAATTTAA
The window above is part of the Cloacibacillus evryensis DSM 19522 genome. Proteins encoded here:
- a CDS encoding helix-turn-helix domain-containing protein, which codes for MENINSVVADNLKRLRDERKLSLEATAKLSGVSKSMLGQIERGEANPTVSTVWKIAGGLKISFTDLMTRPEKDYETVDIRQVEPLLEDGGRYRNFPVFSFDAARRFEMLYVEIDPGGRLEAEPHPAGTQEFITAFSGELAVTANGEAFSIKGGGSSLRFKADTPHSYKNTGDEICRLSMIIYYPG
- a CDS encoding LysE family transporter, encoding MNFAAFFSYVILTAITPGPNNIMSMSNASRYGFRRSLPFNFGVFAGFLVVMSLSALFSSLLYDVIPSVKPLMLYVGAAYILWLAWTVWRDAPHEKGGRAVTNTFLSGMALQFVNVKVILYCITTMSSFILPHYHGLPVIAAFIIFLAFVGFACTLCWALFGALFELLFKKYSRPVNAVMALLLVYCAVSMLIDI
- a CDS encoding Arc family DNA-binding protein, which gives rise to MWKIQKGSTSVSRTFRLPEEMVEVLESLASENRLSLNQLVIQCLRYSLEHLDPPEETAPKER